The following are encoded together in the Argopecten irradians isolate NY chromosome 5, Ai_NY, whole genome shotgun sequence genome:
- the LOC138322871 gene encoding uncharacterized protein, whose protein sequence is MMLRTLTVLTCCLVAAAFALPLQSENKESETIRQKRSRFGVWDPYGHRKRSRRDFFDKHDFNFDGYLDKLELSLMYVANGASWEEALKFGAQQLRHDLDHNGVLDRWEFLRDNDLMMYWPYYY, encoded by the exons ATGATGCTCAGGACATTAACGGTACTTACCTGTTGCCTCGTTGCCGCTGCATTCGCCTTACCTTTACAATCAGAAAATAAGGAATCTGAAACGATACGGCAAAAG CGGTCACGATTTGGTGTTTGGGATCCTTACGGTCACCGGAAGAGGTCAAGAAGAGATTTTTTTGACAAGCATGACTTCAATTTTGACGGATATTTGGATAAATTAGAACTTTCACTGATGTATGTGGCAAACGGTGCGTCTTGGGAAGAGGCCTTGAAATTTGGAGCCCAACAATTACGTCACGATCTTGACCACAACGGAGTATTAGACCGATGGG AATTCCTTCGAGATAATGACCTGATGATGTACTGGCCTTATTACTACTGA